ACATCAGGCAAAACAGAAAAGTGTAATGTCTGGAAAGCTTAAGCtacttattttgttgttgttgttttgtttttgagaactgGGATTGAAACCTCTTTTTTAATTATGTTGAGACAAATTTTTGTTAAACTCACTAAACTGACTAGTCTGATTTTGGAATCCTTCAGTAGCCTAGGCTGGGCTTCGACTTCCAAACCTACAGCCTCTGTTCCCAACTGGTGTGATTATAAACCTAATTTATTCattctcaagaaaaacaaaatgattgtAAGGAATAAAATGAGTATTTCAAGATTATATTCCAAACTACATATAAAGTAATGGACACATATTTGTATTAGAAATGTAGGAAATTTGATAACAGGGAACAACTAAATAAAAGTGTTAacaccccctcaaaaaaaaagataataagaaGGATCCAAGTGAGGATGCATTAATCTCAtgtggaaggggagatagaatagacaaagGCAATGGCTGAAAAGAGGGGATAAAGGTAGGAGAGGAGGCCCAGAGAGTTAacagggtggagatcagacctgaggagagcaagggagagaggaCATTAGGCCTGTAGAAAAAAAACACTGACAGTGGGGACATCtgtgtgacaagctggagatctaagtcagggtaggctgcTGGGAGGATATAAGGAGGATTCAAGTAGTAGATCCTAAGGAGGATCCTAGTAGCAGaaaccatagagactgaagaggatgtCTTCTgcctagactagtcttctagtaaaggacaaagaacaacaacccacccaagAAAAGTTTGACAGAAAATTTACTCTGCTATGAGATGTGCACGGATAGAGATAGAGGAGAGATTGGGGGAATGCCCAgtcaatgtctggcccaaccaaagacccacacTTTGGAAGATTGAAATCTCTAACACTATGAACGATACCCTGCTAAGCTGGCAgaaaggagcctgtcagagttgtcctttgTGAGAACAGCAGCAccacaaaacagatgctgagactcagccaaacattggtctTGGAGaatagtgggaagaaagagaaaaggacctggaagtgacaggagctctgcaagaaaaacaacagagccaactaaccagggtctaGATGGGCCTGATGagattgaagcatcaaccaagaaccatgtgtgAACTGGAcgtaggccccctacaaagaggTTGCAGATAGGTAGCTTAGGATCcatgtgggtactctagtaaggtaAGTTCATCAGGCAGGGACTCCCTTGCCACCTTTTAGaccacttttccctggtgggactgccttgctaACCACAGTGAAGAGGAAGTGCTCAGTTCTGATGGATCGTGATGAGCCGTGGTGGAAGGGGtgttcctcttttctgagaaataggtgaggaggagagaggggggaatgggaaggaagaaggaattaGCTAgaaagatgtaaaataaataaattaatgagaaaaaaatgaaattatcaaGAGAAAGTGAATGATCAAGTTTGAAATTATTGATaaacacagactttaaaaagaatataaatgattttACAAATTATTTAGAAAGAATAATGAAACATGCATGGCTTTACATAGTCTAAATCTTTCCTCCAAGTTCTCCATATTACAAATATTTATCAGGTCTAATATTTTAGTTGGTGACAAAGATTCAGCATAGGAAGCACTCTGGCTTAGCTTTCTGGAAGTTTAACAATGAATCCAAATCTCTCAGGAAAAAGAACACCCAaggcaaattttttaatttaaaaatttccatTTATTAAACATATATTATTTCCTTATATAATATAACCTGAATACCTTTATTCTCCCTCTACTCCactctatttctgtctctcattagaaaagaacaagtttctaaaattataagaacaaaataaaacaaaatgtaatatagtaatataaaacaaaacatatcaaAGTTAGACAAGCTCACAGCAAAATGAAAGCCTCAGGAGCAGTCACaaaaatcagagacccactcactTGTTCACACATTCACGAGTTCCACGACTGAGCTAAACTGAAAGCTGTAGTACAGATGCCAAGAATCTGGTACAGACCTATGTAGGTACTGTGCTTGCggcttcaatctctgtgagttctacaGGATTTGTTTGAAAGGGCCCAAGGAAAATTTTGGCTGTAGTGTTATATTCCAGTATGCTGGTGAGATGGTAATTGTTCTCATGTACTGAAGGCTGAAAATCCATTGAGAAGATACTGCTGATCATGACACTGTGAAGCTGGTTTAGCATTGGCTGAGCTCAGAGCTAGTGCTTAATGCTCAAAAGCTGAGTAGATATGTGGAGAAAACGAATGGTTACAAAGTTCTACAGAAATATTCACCTATTCTGCTGCAGAAATCAAAACATTATTAGTACCCTTAGTGTTTCCCATAAAGCAAATGTGGTATTTAGTAATGAAGCTGAaaagattttcttcttttctgattagAAATAATGGATAAATGCCTACTTTTATGATAATTGTTGCTCAGGTGTGCTAGAAAGAAATTTACGCACCGACAAATTTTAGAAGAAAGCACACAGACTAAAAAATAGAAACCTGTGTGACCTttccttttgttctgctttgatgctttttctctctttaattccAAGTGCCCTCCTTCATCATCTTCTAATAGAACAACCTACCTGACTCCTTTGAGCCAAGTAGTTTCTTCCACCTACCCAGAGGTGGAGTTTGCACTCACAATTACATCTAGTTGGGGATTTTTGGTAATTGTGTATCCCATTCTCTTTTTTAATGCTGGGTTCATATAAAATatctagatttaattttattcaaaGGCAATATTCCAGAAagatcttttgtttttgagaagaaGAACCTTGTCTCAGGAGTGAATTGCCAGCAAAGCTCTGCATCCCTTCAGCTTACATTTAGATACTGAGTTAATGTCCACATGAAATATAGATTGACAGGCATTGCTTTGAGTGTTTTGAAGGTTTTGCCTGAtaacatttccttttctttcttttattgacaCAATCAACAAAAATAGACTTCTCTACCTATATTTCAAAgtacaaatctttaaaaaataatgtctgGAAATTAGCTATATTTCCTGAAGCTTTCAATGTTGCTCACTTTTTGCAGAATTTCCAGTCTGAAGTGTTCAATAATAAGATCAGAGACAtaatttttgtaatattttagtttttgattgaaaaaataataaataaagctgttaATATTTAAAGTGTGTTAATTCATAATCTTTTGTCTATTTTGATAAAATTCATTCTCATTGATTGTGATCATGTTATAGGATTTTAGCTGAGATACATCATTATTCAGAAAGATCTCATACATTTCCAATAATTCAGGtataaaaaaattatcattttataaTGTTAGGCTTTAGGACTTACGTTatcacttttaatttaaattaagaaTCTGAAACTCCGATTACATACACTTCAAAACTTATTTGGAAAGACCTTCATATTATCTATATGGATAAACATATCTCCTTTTATTAAATTAGTAAAACTGTTGGTCTATAAACATGTTTCGAATAATtgatttataaataaaactgccATGGCTCTGAGTGTACCACTGAgttcaaataaaaagataatcACTAAAAATTGAGTGTAAAATAGAAACCTTGGAAAATTGGCTTTATCGACAAAGCACAACCAATCAGCTTTTAGACAATAACCCTAAGATAGCTGCACGTGATGTCTCTGCTTTGTGATGCTGTTCAGCATAGCTTCCAGTAAAGCGATGACACCAGTCAGCCACTGTAGAGCTATGTTCAGATAGAAGGAAGAGCCCTAAACTTGGCAGTGTTTACTTTACCACATATCTTGCTGTCATGACTTACAGGTGACAATACATCACCTGTCTCTAGTTTACTAGTATGATTCGAATAACTAATCCTGACTAGCTTTTCAGCAGCTATTACCCTGCTGTTCTTAATTAGACGTGACCAAGATCAGAGTCATGCTGGCTTCTTATGAGGGTTGGCTACCCATTGAATGGGCTCGTCAGCATAATACCCATTGGTTCCCACTACATCAAGAATCACTCATGCTTTATGTTAACTGTTTTTCCgatttacataattttaatatGGTTTAGAATAGCTTTCTAATTTCATTTTGACTGAAGAGTATATGAGAGGATTCTAAGTAGAAGGCCTGGATTTCAGAGAGCAGGTATTCAATGTAGTACCTGTGGAGTTCATCTTTCTTAAAAGCTGCAGAAGTACGTTTCCTACTGTGACATCCAATGCACCAAAAAGCTTCTTGGGAAATCACCCATTCACTATGCCTGAGTAATCACTGTTTTCTCTCTGAAGAATTTTAACAAGCCATGAGATTTTGAATTAAGAATCTAGGAGAGTTACAAGAACCTAACTGATGGCTGGTACTGCCATTATTCCTGCCAGTCCTTACATttcaggaaatctgggatactCTATACACTCAATGCTAATGTTCTGTGGGTTTATCATAATTCCAACTTAAAGATCCTTAGCATGAATGACATTTTTTTACCAAGTTTTGAGCACTTACAAAAGGGAACAAATTGTATTCAGTACTGATAAAGAGGCACAATTTTTGCTCTTAACACTTTCATCTTAGGGAAGAAACAGTGCTGCATAAAACATGACTTCTTCATTTTATGAACTGAAAGTTTCACTCTCAAATCGTTCTTTAACTGGATTTAAACAAGAAcccatttctactttttttttttttagatatcgTTTTATtcaaggattttttaaaaacatgaactcagtggcaggctctctgatcacctccccctgaggggtgcagccttgccaggctacagagaaaccaaacctgatgcgacctgataggctagggtcagatggaaggggaggggacctcccctatcagtggactagtagaGGACcataaaagaagaagagagggagggagggattgagaggagatgaaggatggggCCACAACCAAGATTCAAAATGATGAaactgtaataagtaataaatattttttaaaattggtttatttttacatgtataaATGCCCTATCTGCAGGTATACCTGCataccaggagagggcatcaaatcctggtatagatggttgtgagccaccatttggttattgggaattgaactcaggacctctagaagaacagacagtgtttttaaccactgtgccatctctccaggctctctCTTTTTATATTACAAGGTGTGTGATGCCTTGTAGGGATGGATAGAAGCAGAAATATGAAAGACTACAACAGGCCATATTGacagacacctttaatctcagcactgtgagTCAGAGGCTTAAGGTAAATAGGAAGCATATGGCTAGATCATTGTCCCAAgatttcaaagaaataaccaccAAAGAAATTTAATCATTTTTCTctaatatattaaatatagatGCCTAAAAGAAACTGCTTCAAAAAAAGCCAAATTTGTGAATACAGGGTGAGATTTGAAATCCAGATTGTAGAAAATGTTCTGTCATAAGCATTTGTGAAGGGCTGTACACTAAGTCTATATTCAGTATTTGTGTTATGTTCAATTGACACAATACTTAAATTGTCTTATGTTTTTTTCATCATATCAATTatctttgcatttatttatttatgtgtggaaGAAGTGTCTTATACCGTGCATGTGAATGTCAGACAACAGCTTAAAGCAGTTGTTTGACCAAGAGATTGAACTGAAATCATTACATTGGCAGCAAGTGTCATTCTTTACTGCCTGAATCATCTTGTTGGcctttaattacattttatatcAGGAGAACAGAACAACGTTATTATCTTGATCAAAGGTGAGGCCTTTTTATGAATGGACATAATTCTCTAATATAGCTTTGGACCAGGAGACAGGATAGAAGAATGAGGGTATCCACTCAAGCATGTCAGCTCATCAATATTGACCAACAGTGGGATGCTAAAAATCACAGGTGATCAGCTACTTCAGACTTCTCTAAAAGCCTGATAATCACATTCACTGGGAAGACttaaaacaggttttaaaaaatttccAGAAATTTCTACAAGCAAGtatgtaaaaaaaagaagaatatggAATTATACAGGAAATTTAACATTGAACTAAGCCTGAGATTGTAGATAATGTCATATGCATTGCAAACAACTGAAGATCTTAGCAGCAGGcggaaactctgtgtgtgtgtgtgtgtgtgtgtgtgtgtgtgtgtgtgtgccttttcaAGGTTCCTCATTTCCAGTCAGTCAGATCATGGTCAGCTAAGATCATTGGTCCTTCTATAACTTTTTTCCTGCTAGACTTACagaatttaaaagcacacaaagTATCTACTGAATCTCAATTATCATCTTAacaaaattataataattttgtGAGATATTCCTCAactgtttttaaataaagaaaattgtccaatgGCCTTCAAATTTCCTTCAAATATACAATTTGAACTGTCTTAAATTAAAACATATTCTAAAATCATACAGAAGCTTATAGAAAATATTCTCATCATAGTATGCCTAGTAGCACACCTAAAAAAAAGTGTTAGAAAGGTAAAGCTCTAATATCCATTGAGACCTAGTCTGCTTCAGCAAGACCTTCAAGTCACCATAATGTTATGGACATATGAACTGAAATCATGTATTAACAAGTAAAAACCTTCTCGAGTAAATCTGTTTTAttctctattatttttattgttgctaATGTTATTTTGCAGgtagcatacaaaataatggcTTGTAAGGAAGGGCTGGGTTTTTAGCTCGTTGGTGGAGGACCTGGCCAGCATTCACAAAGCGCTGAGTTAACACAGCATTAATCAAAACAGGGCATGGAAACCCACACCAATATTAGCTCTTGGTAAAATGGGGCGGTTCTAGTATCAATGACAGAATGGGGCAGTCACAGCAGGAAAATGAAGAAGCTTACCAACATGaggaaaggcaaaaagaaaatacagtgttTTAGGTTTTCATTTCTTTAGTCTGCTATTGTGGTGCTAACTACATTGGTAGTGGATATTCTCACTTCAAATAATATGACTGAGAAATCCTTCATGAGAGTGCCTAGCaacttgcttttttaaaatatttttattatttaattatttttattaaatacagtttattcactttgtatcccccctgtacctccctccgtcctcccctcccaaccccaccctcctttttccctACCAgagtccctcccccagtccactgaaaagggaggtcctcctccccatccctctgacctagtctatcaggtctcatcaggagttgctgcattgtcttcttttgtgaccCGGTAAGGTTGCTTTTAAGTTGGTTTCATATTCAATTGAATTAATTGTAAACCTAGTCAAAATTGACTAATGGATTTGTGATTGAATTTTGACCTGTTCCTTATGAAGGAATTTCATGGGTGGTACTGTAATCCTTTTCAAAAGTCCATGACTGAGAGATCATAATCTCCAAGATTTGGATCTGACACCCAAGGAACTTTAATTCAACATGTTACAGACATTCTTGTACGTAAATCCCTATTGTAGCactaaacaaaacagtaaaaatgtCTAACAAAAAAGAAAGGTAGAAGCAAACTTGTGTTTTTCACATTCcccatccccccccaaaaaaaattgtGTTATTCTCAAGAAATTTAATTCTGTGAAGATAATCATATCAACATATAAGACCAGTCTGAAAAAAATGAGTATAGTTTTATTTGTGGCTTCTAAATTTCATGTAGATACATAAAATCAAGGATGTACAcatgacataaaaatagaaattaagtGGTCTAGTAGATGAGATGGTAATAGTTGGAAGGCAAAAATGTAATAAGTCAAACAAAAGGGACAGATGGGATAATACGATCAACATActctgtatgtgtatgaatgtgtcttTACGAAACACAGTACAATGAAAAAATACCATGGaattttttaactgaaaaaatgcagaaaataaagTGAACAGATAGCCCAGCTAAGCAAAAACAATGGATgtgaatctgtttttctttaacaaAGAGATGGTAGTGGAAATGAAGGTCATGAGATGTTCAATCATTGAACACAAATCAATCTGTGCCAAAGTATCATTTCCTACAGTGTATTCTGTCTAGAATCAAAAGCCAGGTGATTATCAATTTGAGGACCACCAGTAGATACCACACTCCTCATATACAATTGGAGAAAGAGAAACGTTGCTGCCAGTTTAGAAATCATTTTGCCAGTTTCTCTAGTCTTTCAATATAGCGCTAACAAATGGCCCAgaaatttagttttttaaaaaaaatgaaaatatttgtctAAAACTTGTTTAGCCATGAATGTTTAGAGCACTGTTATTCTTAGTACAAATGCACAGACAGATTAAGTGTCCATCTGCTGATGAAGAAATGCATGAAATATAATATATGGGCACAGTAGAATGATTTCATGACAGCAACAGTATTGGCATACATGGTTCAGTTAGAACAATGTTGAAAGAAGCTAGTCAGAAAGAGTCACATGTGGTTCAACTCCTCAGAAACAGATGCCCTTGAAAGTGTAATTTTTAGACATACAGTGTGGATTATGGTTGTTGAGGGTCCAGAGCAGGTTGGGGGAAACGGGATGAGTGATTCGACTTACATGCTCCTTTGTAAGGTGATGGAACACTTAAAACTTACTGTTGTGGTGGGTGCTTATGTCTGGGAATCCTGAAATGTACATAGGTGAGTTGTTTGGTACTTTGTTTATATAATAAGATGtttgtaaatatttaattaagaATACTTTCAGGGAAGAATTTAAGAGAAGTGATGAAAACTATTAGCAAAATTTGACCccaagtttttgaagaaagacGCACCAttacaaaatgagaaaatgcaATGGCTTGAGAGGACAAACAGAAGACAGCACAGAGCAATGAACACATAGGTTGTATTGTTTAGTGAAAAGAGTTAGACAAAAGTGGGAAATTAAATAGGGAATTTGTTTCTGTGTGAAAAACATTTAAGTGATGTATCGATactatactttcttttcaaaagattttatttgtattttatttttattgcttgagAATTTAATGCACGCATATAACATACTCTGATCAAACACCTATAATCCTTCTACTTCAGTTATACTACCTTCCACCATCAATATCCCATCCCAATTTCCgagtctctctctttttaaacgctctgagtccatttagtgctgcCTGTACGTGCATGAGTACACAGTCTTTTACTGGAGCATGAGTAGAACATCAAGGACTACCTTCAAGAAAACTCACTCCCCCTCTTAGAGTAGCCAATAATTGCCAAAAGGTGTGAAGGTTTGAGTTTCTCCCCCACCCATGCAGAGGATTTATCTGTTTAAAACCTGAGACTCGTTCTTACTACTTTATGCCACACACAATGGCAATTCTGGACCCTTGGGCCAAGATTccttggttcttttgttctcattgtggagctcctgtcccctccaggtccttcattTCCCCCTTATTctataagattccttgtactctgcccaaagtttggctgtgagtctcagcatctgcttcaacaccatgctgggtagagagtcttttagaggtcctctgtggtaggcttctgtcctgttccctgttttcaccctcagagatcttttctgagactgatatgccaaccaaggaccattcatggagataacctagaacccctacacagatgtagcccattgcaggtcagtctccaagtgggttccctagtatgggaaaCAGGGgttatttctgacataaacttagtagctggctctttgatctctttcCTGAGGTGGagggcagccttaacaggccacagaagaagacaatgcagccagtcctgatgagacctgataagctagggtcagatgaaaggagaggaggacctcccttatcagtagactgggggaggaatatgggaagagaagagggagggaaggtgggattgggaagggatgagggagagggctacagctggcatacaaagtgaatatattataataaataaaaaaaagaaagaagaaagaaagaaagaaaatacaactaACAATGATAAGAAAAGAATATCCAAATGAAAAATGCTCATTTTTCCTATAATGTAAGAAATTTTCCTTCTGTAAATACCCCATATGCTATTCCTGTAAATTCTAAAaatcattatatatttttctctttaaatgacaaaaataaaaaccagagtGAGGCTGCTGGTCAGGTATCACATTGTGCAGAACTGAGAACAATTCGTTGGTCTATTATGGAGGCAAAACAGGGATTACCATGACTCTCCAAGACTAATTTGTCCATACAAACCATTGTATATTGAGAGCTTGAAGCAAGATTGTTTCTAAAGGACACTCATTGGGTCACTTGATGCAAATGATCAGCAAATGCAAATTTCTTTACAATGGAATGATTTaggatgtaaataaaaatgaggtgccttaggggtctttactgagactaatactccaaccaaggacgtgcatggagataacttagaacccttgcacagatgtggcccatagcaggtcagtatccaattgggtccctagcaaggagaacagggactgtttctaacataaactaagtggctggctttttgatcacctccccttgaggggagcagccttaccaggccacagaagaaaacaatgcagcaagtcctgatgagacctgataggctaggtcatatggaagaggaggaggacctcccttatcagtggacttggagaggggcagagaaagagatgagggtgggaaggtaagattgggagagaatgactgagggcactacagctgggaaacaaagtgaataaactgtaattaactttaaaaaaatgaggtgCCTGCCACATCAGAGGTGAATGTTAATATCATCAATGCTAAACAAAAAGAGCCACACAAGACCACTCCTCACTGAATTCTGTTCCTATTGAAGTTCATAGAAAAATTCCAGAATCTCAGTACTGTGGGGCAAATAGATAGGGTTATTTCTAGATTGATGTCTACAgtatacatgtatttataaacATGTACGAATTTTACAGTTTCTAAAAATGTGGTACAGGTCCGAATGAGGAAATCTGGATATCACACTGAGGAGAGGCCAGTGGTAACTCTTCCACGAGTGTCTGGAAGCTGTAGCATGTGTGTGGATTCCCAGAGTCCTCTCGCAGCCTCGTGCCTAAGGCCAACGGTCCTGCCCTTGGAAGGTCCTTGCTTGCCGAAAGCAGTGAGCATGGGCAGCTCTTTAGGCTCTCCCCAGAGACCGCTGCCTGTTCCCGCCCACAGGCACACAAGGTCTAGGCCATGGCCTGCCTGGGTTCAGCAAGGCTCTGGCCCCAAGACGCCTGCCCTCCGAAACCCTCACACACCCCAAAGAGTGGTGGGGACCTGGAGGCGGTTCTCCATCAGACCTCCCTCAGAGGCCACCTTGGGCCTTGAGCTCTCCAGCGCCTGGGACGCCTATATGAAACGATGGCTTTGGAGTGTACGGAACCCTGGATGGACCAGCAGCCCGGTGACTGTCAAGATTGCCCCTCGTGAGGGCACAGACAGCCCCCTGACCTCTCTGGGCCAGGGAACACACCCTGCCGAGCATTCTGAGGAGCTTCCAGACCCTTGTGCCAAGGAAACAGTGCTGAGGGCTCTCAGCCAGTGCAAGAAGGGGATTAGGCGATTTGATGGGCCGCTGTGGTTTGAAGTTTCAGAGGTgacaaacagaagacaaaaaccaGAGCCCAAGCCTTCGTCAGCCTTTAAACCCAGGATAAAAAATGGAGTGGCTGTTTCTTTCGTTCCCAAGCCTGGGCCCCTGGACCACAGCCTCAACTGCTCGAGCCTCAACGCTTGTAAGAAGGAAACTGACTTACAGCCCTGTATCCATGCAGCCAGAGGAGCCCTACCAGAGCCTCACATGGAAAGCCGTGGCAAGACCCAAGCTTGCTGTGACCCCTGTCTACCCCCTCTGCCAAAGACTGGAGCCTTTAGAGTTCCCTTGGTGGATGAGAATGTCCGTTCTACTACCTCTCCTGACTTCTAATTTTCTCAGTTCCGTTATCCTCTCTGAAGACTTCAGTATATGAGCTTTTCCCCCTGGCCCTGTTTTAGCCCAGTTTGGGACATAATACTTGTTCTATTCTCCTATCACCTGCCAAGCCCAAACCATCTCTCTTGCCCAAAATAATCCTTCTGCCTTTAAGCTCAAACCAACATCCTTGCCTTATTTGCCCAATTTGTATAGTGAAACATTTACTTATTAAAACAGTATTATTATTGAAAAGTTTTTGCATTATTATTATGCAAAAATTTTTCAGCAGAACAAAAGCTAATTCTAAAGTTTTCACTGTAAACTTCTTAATTCATTTGAGATCCCCGTACTAAGTCTAGCTTTGCTAGAGGGTGAGGAGACAGAACAGTACATTGAAGCGAAGTGAAGAGTGTGGGTGTAGTCAGAAACAAGCATTCAATTTAAAAGACAGTCTCAGATCTGGTTGACAATTTTACGAAGGTGATTCTCATTGCACAGTGGGGTACTTGGAGGTAGCAACTGAAGTAGAAGAAAGACAGGTTCAATACAGAGTGTCATCCAAGAGTTGAGAATTGCTGGGCTGATGGGAGAATATGCCAGGGGATTACTGTGTTTGGGAGGCAGATGAGCTCTTGCTGGTGCCCTGGCTGATTGCACTGGGTAATGAAAGATTGCATGATTGTCACCTTATTTTTTCGTGATACTGTAATTGATACTACGCCACTTACTGATATAGAAAAGAACAGCAGGGGAAAACATATTTGAGGAAACGAAGTCATTTCAGCCAAGTTTCTTAGAGTAATCCTATTTTtgatctggtagaattttcagtTGTACAGCTTGAATACCtaagtctggaactcacagatagtTTGAAGCCAGGGAATTAATTCAGGATCCATGGCCATATACGTTCATTTATAACATAGAACTAAAGCCAATAAAGTTAGGAGATGACTGGTGCAAATGTTTACAGGGAAGGGATGAGACAAAAACCGGAGGTTCTCTAATATTTAGACaccaaaagaaagaagatatttaAAAACCTGGCAATAAAGTGCCACTGAAATGGATGTCTGCATCCAGCAGCAGTGGGCACTGGAGAGTATCCCAGAACCTGGAGTGAGCGCTTCAgatttagaaaaatgttttataCAAGTGTATGGCAGGTAGTCTAGGGTCTCAGCACGAAGACAGAATTCCTTCTTATGCAACCCCCATTCTCCAGGCTTTCACATGAAGACGGCTGCCCACTTCATTCTCTGCACTCATTCAGCTCATCCACACACATAGAGaaaaacaagacccaaaaataTGAGCATCTTGCAGCCCAATCAGGATTAAATCTTCTAAAGCAACAATGTTACCTTTTATCATATAACCAAACctgagtaataaaaaaaaaatctttacagcTATAATGAAAAAGACAAAAGTTATGTGTTAGACTATGGAATAAAAGGAAGCTCTTGAACATTGTAGGTGTTAACAGAAAATTAATAGATCCATTTTTGAGACACTACAGAAGTCCATAAAAATTATCAGCCTAACTGCCATGTAATCCTATTCGTAGGTAAATatctaaagaagaaaaatcagtaTTTTGAATAAGTGCAAGTGACCTTATCTTTGTTTTTAGCATTATTCACTAAGACAGAGATCCACTATAATCACCCATTGATGGATGAAGACTGTGTGGTCTATATACAAAATAGGACACTATTCAGATACAAAAGTGGAAAAGATCCCGTCATCTGCAAAAACAAGTAAATATGGCTTATGTGAGATAAGGcagatacagaaaacaa
This genomic window from Meriones unguiculatus strain TT.TT164.6M chromosome 12, Bangor_MerUng_6.1, whole genome shotgun sequence contains:
- the Pom121l12 gene encoding POM121-like protein 12, with protein sequence MGSSLGSPQRPLPVPAHRHTRSRPWPAWVQQGSGPKTPALRNPHTPQRVVGTWRRFSIRPPSEATLGLELSSAWDAYMKRWLWSVRNPGWTSSPVTVKIAPREGTDSPLTSLGQGTHPAEHSEELPDPCAKETVLRALSQCKKGIRRFDGPLWFEVSEVTNRRQKPEPKPSSAFKPRIKNGVAVSFVPKPGPLDHSLNCSSLNACKKETDLQPCIHAARGALPEPHMESRGKTQACCDPCLPPLPKTGAFRVPLVDENVRSTTSPDF